A section of the Drosophila subobscura isolate 14011-0131.10 chromosome A, UCBerk_Dsub_1.0, whole genome shotgun sequence genome encodes:
- the LOC117903480 gene encoding uncharacterized protein LOC117903480 isoform X2: MSSTSSSVLTLSSFNLLFFTQVLTVLSSTIKYNEYATDKGGNVSIPCIAQGNIMWVKEHGSNSTIVQTGRVLVLRNVSTSDAGIYVCFATATTTTTTTRATATSPATTTSPRLENEGEQQLPEEETATAATTATATTTQSKEQKPKQVQEEELKYQAYQRTKLTVRTVPGPVTQLYFKASTILGFLIWRFNKTQSGGYPVRSFTAEFRNVSYSQPPANASFEHAWSRMDPINIAPNVRQMEVYRLAPNTTYEFRIWANNELGSGVVVTTNVTTLPETKEEELQDGWDSIELIPNIILNPGFSESDGGGAGAGGDENDADAAAAAEAEEEARVRFTRTIVFGQKPRPSRLHPHGHPQHRAPPPVVVFDDDDDDDEEDHEPTMERFKRKVSVFFTGPTIKRI; encoded by the exons ATGTCGTCCACGTCCAGCTCCGTGCTAACGTTGTCATCGTTCAATCTATTATTTTTCACCCAAG TGCTCACGGTGCTTAGCTCCACGATTAAGTACAACGAATATGCAACGGATAAGGGCGGAAATGTCAGCATACCCTGCATCGCCCAGGGCAACATAATGTGGGTCAAAGAacatggcagcaacagcacaatAGTCCAG ACGGGTCGTGTCTTGGTGCTGCGTAATGTGAGCACATCGGATGCTGGCATTTATGTGTGctttgccacagccacaaccactaCCACAACTacaagagcaacagccacaagccCAGCGACAACTACCTCACCGCGACTGGAGAAtgagggggagcagcagctgccagaggAGGAAACCGCAACCGCAGCCACAACCGCAACCGCAACCACAACACAATCCAAAGAGCAAAAGCCGAAGcaggtgcaggaggaggagctaaAGTATCAGGCATACCAGCGCACAAAGCTCACGGTACGCACTGTACCCGGCCCAGTGACGCAGCTGTACTTCAAGGCCTCCACCATACTGGGCTTTCTCATCTGGCGCTTCAACAAAACCCAGTCGGGCGGCTATCCCGTGCGCAGCTTCACCGCCGAATTCCGGAATGTATCGTACAGCCAGCCGCCGGCAAATGCCAGCTTCGAGCACGCCTGGAGCCGCATGGATCCCATTAATATAGCACCCAATGTG CGTCAAATGGAGGTGTATCGGTTGGCGCCAAACACCACCTATGAGTTCCGGATATGGGCCAACAATGAGCTGGGCAGCGGCGTGGTGGTAACCACCAATGTCACCACCTTGCCGGAGACCAAAGAAGAGG AACTGCAAGATGGTTGGGACAGCATTGAGCTTATACCGAATATAATACTTAATCCCGGTTTCAGCGAATCGGATGGaggcggtgctggtgctggtggcgaCGAGAATGATGCcgatgcggcagcagctgccgaagcggaggaggaggcacgAGTGCGATTTACACGCACCATTGTATTCGGGCAGAAGCCACGACCCAGTCGCCTGCACCCCCATGGACATCCACAGCATCGTGCACCGCCGCCGGTGGTGGTGttcgatgatgacgacgacgatgacgaggaggatCACGAACCCACGATGGAGAGATTCAAGCGCAAAGTTTCGGTATTTTTTACAGGTCCCACCATCAAACGTATTTGA
- the LOC117903483 gene encoding vitellogenin-1, with the protein MNPMRVLSLLALLAVAVMGKPGSSRMDNTVSQALKPSQWLSGAALEAIPAADDLTVERLENMSLEKGAELLQQIYHLSQINHNVEPNFVPSASNIQVYVPKRNGEKIVAPLTEMIQRLKQKQNFADDEVTIIITGLPSTTETVKKANRKLVQAYMQRYNLQQQRQQGQGRDYDDSNEKKGQRTSSEENSSEESKNAKTQSGDIIVIDLGATLTNYKRYAMLDIEKTGAKIGKWIVQMVNELDMPYDTIHLIGQGVSAHVAGASAQEFTRLTGHKLRRVTGLDPSKIVAKTRHTLTGLARGDAEFVDAIHTSVYGMGTRVRSADADFYPNGPAAGVPGAENVIEATMRATRYFAESVRPGNERSFPAVPANSLQQYKQNDGFGKRAYMGIDAAHDIEGDYILQVNAKSPFGRNAPAQKQSSYHGVHQAWKNDNKDYE; encoded by the exons ATGAATCCCATGAGAGTGCTCAGCCTTCTGGCGCTCCTGGCCGTCGCCGTTATGGGcaagccaggcagcagccgcatggACAACACGGTCAGCCAGGCCCTCAAGCCGTCGCAGTGGCTGTCTGGCGCCGCTCTGGAAGCCATTCCCGCTGCCGACGACCTGACCGTGGAGCGTCTGGAGAACATGTCGCTGGAGAAGGGAGCCGAGCTCCTGCAGCAGATCT ACCATCTGTCGCAGATCAACCACAATGTGGAGCCCAACTTTGTGCCCAGCGCCAGCAACATCCAAGTGTATGTGCCCAAGCGCAATGGCGAGAAGATCGTGGCGCCTCTGACCGAGATGATCCAGCGactgaagcagaagcagaacttTGCCGACGATGAGGTGACCATCATCATTACCGGCCTGCCCTCGACCACGGAGACGGTCAAGAAGGCCAACCGCAAGCTGGTCCAGGCCTACATGCAACGCTAcaacctgcagcagcagcgccagcaaggACAGGGACGCGACTACGACGACAGCAACGAGAAGAAGGGACAGCGCACATCCAGCGAGGAGAACTCCAGCGAGGAGTCCAAGAATGCCAAGACCCAGAGCGGTGACATCATT GTGATTGACTTGGGTGCAACTTTGACCAACTACAAGCGTTATGCCATGCTCGACATTGAGAAGACCGGCGCCAAGATCGGCAAGTGGATCGTCCAGATGGTCAACGAATTGGACATGCCCTACGACACCATCCATCTGATCGGCCAGGGTGTGAGTGCCCATGTTGCTGGCGCCAGTGCCCAGGAATTCACCCGCCTGACTGGACACAAGCTGCGTCGCGTCACCGGTCTGGATCCCTCCAAGATTGTGGCCAAGACCCGTCACACGCTCACCGGCCTGGCCCGCGGCGATGCCGAGTTCGTTGATGCCATCCACACCTCCGTCTACGGCATGGGCACCCGCGTGCGCAGCGCCGATGCCGACTTCTATCCCAATGGACCCGCCGCCGGTGTGCCCGGAGCCGAGAATGTCATCGAGGCCACCATGCGCGCCACCCGCTACTTTGCCGAGTCCGTTCGCCCAGGAAACGAGCGCAGCTTCCCCGCCGTCCCTGCCAACTCCCTGCAGCAGTACAAGCAGAACGATGGATTCGGCAAGCGCGCCTACATGGGCATCGATGCTGCCCACGACATCGAGGGTGACTACATCCTCCAGGTGAACGCCAAGAGCCCCTTCGGCCGCAATGCACCCGCCCAGAAGCAGAGCAGCTACCATGGTGTCCACCAGGCGTGGAAGAACGACAACAAGGACTACGAATAA
- the LOC117903480 gene encoding uncharacterized protein LOC117903480 isoform X1, with the protein MSSTSSSVLTLSSFNLLFFTQVLTVLSSTIKYNEYATDKGGNVSIPCIAQGNIMWVKEHGSNSTIVQTGRVLVLRNVSTSDAGIYVCFATATTTTTTTRATATSPATTTSPRLENEGEQQLPEEETATAATTATATTTQSKEQKPKQVQEEELKYQAYQRTKLTVRTVPGPVTQLYFKASTILGFLIWRFNKTQSGGYPVRSFTAEFRNVSYSQPPANASFEHAWSRMDPINIAPNVRQMEVYRLAPNTTYEFRIWANNELGSGVVVTTNVTTLPETKEEDLIRLIKPDLDNFDPRIWIVAVSIVLGTLVILAIGLCIVLSKECYQASQMELQDGWDSIELIPNIILNPGFSESDGGGAGAGGDENDADAAAAAEAEEEARVRFTRTIVFGQKPRPSRLHPHGHPQHRAPPPVVVFDDDDDDDEEDHEPTMERFKRKVSVFFTGPTIKRI; encoded by the exons ATGTCGTCCACGTCCAGCTCCGTGCTAACGTTGTCATCGTTCAATCTATTATTTTTCACCCAAG TGCTCACGGTGCTTAGCTCCACGATTAAGTACAACGAATATGCAACGGATAAGGGCGGAAATGTCAGCATACCCTGCATCGCCCAGGGCAACATAATGTGGGTCAAAGAacatggcagcaacagcacaatAGTCCAG ACGGGTCGTGTCTTGGTGCTGCGTAATGTGAGCACATCGGATGCTGGCATTTATGTGTGctttgccacagccacaaccactaCCACAACTacaagagcaacagccacaagccCAGCGACAACTACCTCACCGCGACTGGAGAAtgagggggagcagcagctgccagaggAGGAAACCGCAACCGCAGCCACAACCGCAACCGCAACCACAACACAATCCAAAGAGCAAAAGCCGAAGcaggtgcaggaggaggagctaaAGTATCAGGCATACCAGCGCACAAAGCTCACGGTACGCACTGTACCCGGCCCAGTGACGCAGCTGTACTTCAAGGCCTCCACCATACTGGGCTTTCTCATCTGGCGCTTCAACAAAACCCAGTCGGGCGGCTATCCCGTGCGCAGCTTCACCGCCGAATTCCGGAATGTATCGTACAGCCAGCCGCCGGCAAATGCCAGCTTCGAGCACGCCTGGAGCCGCATGGATCCCATTAATATAGCACCCAATGTG CGTCAAATGGAGGTGTATCGGTTGGCGCCAAACACCACCTATGAGTTCCGGATATGGGCCAACAATGAGCTGGGCAGCGGCGTGGTGGTAACCACCAATGTCACCACCTTGCCGGAGACCAAAGAAGAGG ATCTCATACGCCTTATTAAACCCGACTTAGACAATTTCGATCCACGCATTTGGATAGTGGCCGTCAGTATAGTGCTCGGAACACTTGTGATATTAGCCATTGGACTCTGCATTGTGCTCTCCAAGGAGTGCTACCAAGCATCGCAAATGG AACTGCAAGATGGTTGGGACAGCATTGAGCTTATACCGAATATAATACTTAATCCCGGTTTCAGCGAATCGGATGGaggcggtgctggtgctggtggcgaCGAGAATGATGCcgatgcggcagcagctgccgaagcggaggaggaggcacgAGTGCGATTTACACGCACCATTGTATTCGGGCAGAAGCCACGACCCAGTCGCCTGCACCCCCATGGACATCCACAGCATCGTGCACCGCCGCCGGTGGTGGTGttcgatgatgacgacgacgatgacgaggaggatCACGAACCCACGATGGAGAGATTCAAGCGCAAAGTTTCGGTATTTTTTACAGGTCCCACCATCAAACGTATTTGA
- the LOC117891852 gene encoding putative gustatory receptor 9a, with amino-acid sequence MSGDWLERCLGGYFQLLGLRCSYSNRRVGRLLSSLYLVLVIIDLLVQMRSYGKGEELMIDRRLFFPKAIQAVNVFYKLVHALIALIALVGCRRERRLLQQLPPTHATAAVYRLVALELLMVVYALTIAITDALRFGQFVENLRYVFSSQAVRARYLQMLLLVRRLQAQLEQLQRQLIDCSLEDYPQLRSAYAHLARLCRSLSQLYGPSLLLLNVLVLGDFLIVCNVYFMVEHMESVPATWLVFWQAVYIVVPTLVKIWTVCAACDRFVAGSKILRRQLSEKRGGTSQERSQIEEFALQIMQDSLQFNVCGIYHLNLQTLAAMFFFILEVLVIFLQFVSLIH; translated from the exons ATGTCTGGAGACTGGCTAGAACGCTGCCTGGGCGGATACTTTCAATTACTTGGCCTGCGATGCAGCTACTCCAATCGCCGTGTGGGTCGCCTGCTGAGCAGCCTCTACCTGGTGCTAGTGATCATTGATTTGCTGGTACAGATGAGGAGCTATGGCAAGGGGGAAGAGCTTATGATCGATCGAAGGCTCTTCTTTCCCAAGGCCATTCAGGCTGTGAATGTGTTCTACAAGCTGGTCCATGCCCTGATCGCCCTCATTGCGCTAGTCGGATGCCGGCGGGAGCGtcgtctgctgcagcagctgccacccaCGCATGCCACGGCGGCCGTCTATCGTCTGGTGGCCCTGGAACTCCTGATGGTTGTGTACGCCCTGACGATTGCCATTACCGATGCCCTGAGGTTCGGGCAGTTCGTTGAGAACTTACGCTATGTCTTCAGCTCTCAGGCGGTACGCGCACGCTATCTGCAGATGCTCCTTCTGGTCCGACGCCTGCAGGCGCAGTTGGAGCAACTACAGCGCCAGCTGATCGATTGCTCTTTGGAAGACTACCCGCAGCTGCGCTCCGCGTATGCCCACTTGGCGCGGTTGTGCCGATCTCTGTCGCAGCTCTATGgtccgtcgctgctgctgctgaatgtgCTCGTTCTGGGCGACTTTCTCATCGTTTGCAATGTGTACTTCATGGTGGAGCATATGGAATCAGTGCCTGCCACGTGGCTGGTCTTCTGGCAGGCCGTCTACATAGTGGTGCCCACACTCGTGAAGATCTGGACAGTGTGCGCCGCCTGTGATCGTTTTGTGGCAGGG TCAAAAATTCTGCGACGGCAACTAAGCGAAAAGCGTGGCGGGACGTCCCAGGAGCGCAGCCAAATTGAGGAGTTTGCCCTGCAAATCATGCAAGACTCCCTGCAGTTCAATGTCTGCGGCATCTACCATCTGAATCTGCAAACTCTGGCAGCG ATGTTTTTCTTCATATTGGAAGTACTGGTCATATTTCTGCAATTTGTGTCCCTCATTCATTGA
- the LOC117903480 gene encoding uncharacterized protein LOC117903480 isoform X3 has product MSSTSSSVLTLSSFNLLFFTQVLTVLSSTIKYNEYATDKGGNVSIPCIAQGNIMWVKEHGSNSTIVQTGRVLVLRNVSTSDAGIYVCFATATTTTTTTRATATSPATTTSPRLENEGEQQLPEEETATAATTATATTTQSKEQKPKQVQEEELKYQAYQRTKLTVRTVPGPVTQLYFKASTILGFLIWRFNKTQSGGYPVRSFTAEFRNVSYSQPPANASFEHAWSRMDPINIAPNVRQMEVYRLAPNTTYEFRIWANNELGSGVVVTTNVTTLPETKEEANRMEAVLVLVATRMMPMRQQLPKRRRRHECDLHAPLYSGRSHDPVACTPMDIHSIVHRRRWWCSMMTTTMTRRITNPRWRDSSAKFRYFLQVPPSNVFESTNTYHIGCCHIAV; this is encoded by the exons ATGTCGTCCACGTCCAGCTCCGTGCTAACGTTGTCATCGTTCAATCTATTATTTTTCACCCAAG TGCTCACGGTGCTTAGCTCCACGATTAAGTACAACGAATATGCAACGGATAAGGGCGGAAATGTCAGCATACCCTGCATCGCCCAGGGCAACATAATGTGGGTCAAAGAacatggcagcaacagcacaatAGTCCAG ACGGGTCGTGTCTTGGTGCTGCGTAATGTGAGCACATCGGATGCTGGCATTTATGTGTGctttgccacagccacaaccactaCCACAACTacaagagcaacagccacaagccCAGCGACAACTACCTCACCGCGACTGGAGAAtgagggggagcagcagctgccagaggAGGAAACCGCAACCGCAGCCACAACCGCAACCGCAACCACAACACAATCCAAAGAGCAAAAGCCGAAGcaggtgcaggaggaggagctaaAGTATCAGGCATACCAGCGCACAAAGCTCACGGTACGCACTGTACCCGGCCCAGTGACGCAGCTGTACTTCAAGGCCTCCACCATACTGGGCTTTCTCATCTGGCGCTTCAACAAAACCCAGTCGGGCGGCTATCCCGTGCGCAGCTTCACCGCCGAATTCCGGAATGTATCGTACAGCCAGCCGCCGGCAAATGCCAGCTTCGAGCACGCCTGGAGCCGCATGGATCCCATTAATATAGCACCCAATGTG CGTCAAATGGAGGTGTATCGGTTGGCGCCAAACACCACCTATGAGTTCCGGATATGGGCCAACAATGAGCTGGGCAGCGGCGTGGTGGTAACCACCAATGTCACCACCTTGCCGGAGACCAAAGAAGAGG CGAATCGGATGGaggcggtgctggtgctggtggcgaCGAGAATGATGCcgatgcggcagcagctgccgaagcggaggaggaggcacgAGTGCGATTTACACGCACCATTGTATTCGGGCAGAAGCCACGACCCAGTCGCCTGCACCCCCATGGACATCCACAGCATCGTGCACCGCCGCCGGTGGTGGTGttcgatgatgacgacgacgatgacgaggaggatCACGAACCCACGATGGAGAGATTCAAGCGCAAAGTTTCGGTATTTTTTACAGGTCCCACCATCAAACGTATTTGAGAGTACAAACACTTACCACATAGGTTGTTGCCACATTGCGGTTTAA